The proteins below come from a single Stomoxys calcitrans chromosome 1, idStoCalc2.1, whole genome shotgun sequence genomic window:
- the LOC106089034 gene encoding larval cuticle protein 65Ab1-like encodes MKFLILFAAFCAAALAAPRPEVEIVKQDSDVGPESYQFAVETSDGTKHNEDGKLKDVGTEHEAIVVHGSYSWVDEKTGQHFNVEYVADENGFQPKGEHLPVA; translated from the coding sequence ATGAAATTCCTTATTCTATTCGCTGCCTTCTGCGCTGCTGCCTTAGCTGCTCCACGTCCAGAAGTTGAGATCGTCAAGCAAGACAGTGATGTAGGACCCGAAAGCTACCAATTTGCCGTCGAAACCTCCGATGGAACCAAACACAACGAGGATGGCAAACTGAAGGATGTTGGTACTGAACACGAAGCCATTGTTGTCCATGGATCATACTCCTGGGTGGATGAGAAGACTGGTCAACACTTCAACGTTGAGTATGTAGCCGATGAAAATGGTTTTCAACCTAAAGGTGAACATTTGCCTGTAGCTTAA